A stretch of DNA from Acidobacteriota bacterium:
CAAAGGCGGAGACCCGTCCACTGTGGCCGCAGCCCAGATGGCGCTCTTTAATCAACAGCTTGATGCCAATCCAAAAGGACTCTTTGACGACCTGCGAAACAACCGGCCCAACTTTGTCGTGGTGCCGGGAATGGTCTGTGTCACCCAGTTTGACGATGTTGAGGAAGTCATTACTCGCGACGAATTTTTCTCCGTCCAGCTCTATCAACCCAAAATGGATCGCCTGTCGGGTCCATTTGTGCTGGCAATGGATAACACCCCGACCTATTCACAATTTATTTCAATTTTGCGGCTTGCCTTTCGCCGTGAAGATGGTCCGCGGCTGGTCAGTCTCTCGGGCGAGATTGCTGACACGTTAATTGCCAATGCCCAGGCCGAAGGCACCATTGATTTGTGGAAGTTTGGGCAACTGGCACCGCTTCGGGTCGTCGAACAATACTATGGTGTTCCCGGACCGGATGAAGCGACCTTGCTTCGGTGGGCGGATGATATTTTCCAGGATGTGTTTCACAATTCGTCCAATGATCAGGCCATTACCGATAAAGCCACGGTGGCCGGTCAGGAAATGTGTACCTACCTGGATCAATTGATTGCCGAGCGAAGAGCCTCATTTGCCAGCGGAGGCCCCGCGCCAACTGATGTGATTGGTCGGCTGGTGCATATGCAGGGTGACCCATCAACCAATCTGGCGGATGATCAAATCCGCAGCCAGATCATCGGCACGATTACCGGCACGGTTGATACCACGGCCCGGGCCATTCTGGGTGCCTTCCAAACCTTTTTTGAACAGCCGGAACAAATGGCTGGTGCCAGAGCAGCAGCCGAGAGTGGAAATGATGCCTTGCTGTCGGCCTACATTTGGGAAGCCATGCGTTTTCATCCACAAAACACGATCATTCCCCGGTTGTGTTCAGGCGAATACACTGTGGCCAAAGGCACGAACCGCGAGTTGACGATTCCGGCTGGCGCCGTGGTTTTCGCGGCCAACTTCTCGGCTATGTTTGATAGCGGGAAGGTAGACGCGCCGGATGAATTTCGGACCAACCGGCCTTCCTCCAACTACATTCATTTTGGATATGCCCAGCATCGGTGTCTGGGTGAATACATTTCCCAGGTTCAATTGCGCGAAACGATCAAACGACTTCTGAAACTCAAGAACCTGCAAAAGGCAGCCGGTTCTGACGCCCAGCCCGTGGCACTGGGGAATCTCCCGACCGAAATGACGATCACGTTTGACCCAGGAGACGCACAATGACCGATCAAACTCTTGAATATGATTTGCCGCAACAGATGATGACACTCTCGGCACTGGCCTACACCTATGAAAACAGTCCATTGACCGATATCCGAACGCATCTGGTTGAACAACTGGCAACCCCCAGCTATGCGACACAGGGAAACTGGTCGCTGTTTTGGGGGCCAGGTGTCACCGATCAAACCATGATGTATTGTGTCCGTGACACAACAAATCCCAACCGGTTTGTGCTTTCGATTCGGGGCACAGATTTAATGGACATCAAAAACTGGGTGCAGGATTTGTGGGTGAGTTTGGTGCCGTTTCACAAGGGCGGCGAACCCTTTGATGGAAATCCACAAATTTCACATGGGACGCTGCTTGGACTCAATCACCTGATTTCCATGATGACCCAAACCAAACCGGATGATTTTGTGACGGCTGAATCCGGACCAAACCTGTTGCAATGTTTTGCCAACCGGGCTGACACGACCGACACCGAAATTATTGTCACCGGGCACAGTATGGGCGCCAGTCTCGGCGTAGTACTGGCCGTCTGGCTCACTGATGTCCTGGGCATCAACGGGCGAAAGGTGACGATTTCGACCTGTACGTTTGCGTCTCCGACGCCGGGGGAGACCGAGTTTGCCCGCTACACGGCAACTCGACTGGGAAGCTGCAATCAACGGTACTTTAACCAGCTCGATATTATTCCAAAGGCGTTCAATGACATCCTTGGAATGAAGACGACACCAACTAAACTTGAATTCGGCGATGATTTGTGGGTAATTCCGATCCTGGATGCCGTCTATGAGTTGGTCAAACACAGCAACTACACTCA
This window harbors:
- a CDS encoding cytochrome P450 translates to MGFLEAYDAIAAKGGDPSTVAAAQMALFNQQLDANPKGLFDDLRNNRPNFVVVPGMVCVTQFDDVEEVITRDEFFSVQLYQPKMDRLSGPFVLAMDNTPTYSQFISILRLAFRREDGPRLVSLSGEIADTLIANAQAEGTIDLWKFGQLAPLRVVEQYYGVPGPDEATLLRWADDIFQDVFHNSSNDQAITDKATVAGQEMCTYLDQLIAERRASFASGGPAPTDVIGRLVHMQGDPSTNLADDQIRSQIIGTITGTVDTTARAILGAFQTFFEQPEQMAGARAAAESGNDALLSAYIWEAMRFHPQNTIIPRLCSGEYTVAKGTNRELTIPAGAVVFAANFSAMFDSGKVDAPDEFRTNRPSSNYIHFGYAQHRCLGEYISQVQLRETIKRLLKLKNLQKAAGSDAQPVALGNLPTEMTITFDPGDAQ